A stretch of the Vulcanisaeta souniana JCM 11219 genome encodes the following:
- a CDS encoding Lrp/AsnC family transcriptional regulator: MELDTRLRPLLMELQYNFPIVKRPFLEIANRLNEDEDWVLEKTRDLVHNGVVKRIGALVNYRSRGLVSALVGADVPNDLINDVAKVINSDAQVSHNFVREHPRYNVWFVTKARNKEELIMKVSNTLSKLGINDLVILTALRTYKIDVKFDLMSGISRTKSMVLPPSVPSIESTGLTMEFFRKLRSISITREPFDEITGLAGISIDELSNLLSNLMRIGIIRDFYATLDSDKVGFRENAMVVFKATPETCEKAALIEETTHVVLREITLGSWPYNCYFMIHGINRDVLERAISDIMKRLDINRYEVLYSIRNLLPEMPRRLELTNT; encoded by the coding sequence GTGGAGCTTGATACTAGGTTAAGGCCGTTATTAATGGAGCTCCAGTATAACTTCCCAATAGTAAAAAGGCCGTTTCTTGAGATCGCAAATAGGCTTAATGAGGATGAGGACTGGGTACTGGAAAAAACAAGGGATTTAGTTCATAATGGTGTAGTTAAGAGGATTGGCGCTCTCGTGAATTACAGATCAAGGGGATTGGTATCAGCATTGGTTGGTGCTGATGTACCCAATGATTTGATTAATGATGTCGCCAAGGTTATAAATTCCGATGCACAGGTTTCGCATAATTTCGTAAGAGAACACCCTAGGTATAACGTGTGGTTCGTTACGAAGGCCAGGAACAAGGAGGAATTAATAATGAAAGTTTCCAATACCTTATCTAAGCTTGGCATTAATGACCTTGTGATTCTAACGGCATTGAGGACCTATAAGATAGATGTTAAGTTTGACCTAATGAGCGGCATATCCCGTACAAAATCTATGGTATTGCCACCCAGCGTACCATCAATAGAATCCACAGGACTAACGATGGAGTTCTTTAGGAAATTAAGATCAATAAGTATTACAAGAGAGCCCTTCGACGAAATAACCGGTTTAGCCGGGATTAGCATTGATGAATTAAGTAATTTACTAAGTAATTTAATGAGAATTGGAATAATAAGGGACTTCTACGCAACGCTGGATTCAGACAAGGTGGGATTCAGGGAGAATGCCATGGTTGTCTTTAAGGCAACTCCAGAAACCTGTGAGAAGGCCGCATTAATTGAAGAAACAACACACGTAGTGCTTAGAGAAATAACTCTTGGTTCATGGCCCTACAACTGCTATTTCATGATACACGGCATTAATAGGGATGTACTTGAGAGAGCCATAAGCGACATAATGAAGAGGCTCGACATAAATAGGTATGAGGTACTTTATAGTATTAGGAATTTATTACCGGAAATGCCGAGAAGGCTTGAGTTAACTAACACGTGA
- a CDS encoding phosphate-starvation-inducible PsiE family protein, with protein sequence MNTKDIARVFKLVSIVLYLVIIVITVVLGAIALYLAVRDIISLVTFASVSDLEILSALSAIFLVVIALEFVDMFLEYIRSGTVVVDLVLAVVLTAVSRELLLYIASPSGSLYYGILLVMSILILALAYWLVNRAKTISRVS encoded by the coding sequence ATGAACACTAAGGATATAGCACGTGTATTTAAGCTCGTGAGTATAGTGCTGTACTTAGTCATTATTGTTATAACCGTGGTACTGGGCGCAATAGCCCTATACCTGGCAGTTAGGGATATTATTTCTCTAGTGACTTTCGCATCAGTATCAGACCTGGAGATACTGAGTGCCCTCTCAGCGATCTTCCTGGTAGTCATTGCCCTGGAATTCGTTGACATGTTCTTGGAATACATTAGGTCAGGTACCGTGGTTGTTGACTTAGTATTAGCCGTAGTGCTCACTGCAGTTTCAAGGGAATTACTGCTCTACATTGCATCGCCCAGTGGTTCCTTATATTACGGAATATTATTAGTTATGAGCATATTAATACTCGCGTTAGCATATTGGTTGGTCAATAGAGCAAAGACTATATCACGTGTTAGTTAA
- a CDS encoding V-type ATPase subunit, whose translation MSSNYVIKLTALGPRVRGLRAKCLPKDKLNALILAQTIDDAINALKGTDYGNVIEKLGKITDEAQITNEIRTYVVKSISSLASSVPSPASTILKSYLMRLELENIKVIAKSLMKGLEGGVTLESMINVAVEEELGRRHVLAAIMSVRDIEDLRNKLMEMHHPAGPALDSFVKVSKQYSQYGNALIDTLIDRAFIEYLAHLAEIDNSVGKFVKGLIDFYNLNVFLRSKLWGLSQELVNELVIRTGNVFSTAIKIYGESPTRILEEVASVFPSLDQLIKVAGSSDLRTLVQYLGPFSYRFAKDLEEYMVSLFTEFSPGAALATVHFRFIESDLVITLLNAFLEGLPRDFIVKLYGPVI comes from the coding sequence ATGTCGAGCAATTACGTAATTAAACTAACGGCACTTGGACCAAGAGTGAGGGGATTAAGGGCCAAGTGCTTGCCTAAGGATAAGTTAAATGCACTAATACTTGCCCAGACGATTGATGATGCCATAAATGCCCTGAAGGGTACTGACTATGGCAATGTCATTGAGAAGCTAGGTAAGATCACTGACGAAGCTCAGATAACTAATGAAATAAGGACCTACGTAGTCAAGTCAATAAGTTCATTGGCTTCATCAGTACCATCACCGGCATCCACAATATTGAAATCGTACTTAATGAGACTTGAACTCGAAAACATTAAGGTAATTGCGAAATCCCTCATGAAAGGACTAGAGGGTGGTGTTACCCTAGAGAGTATGATTAATGTTGCCGTTGAGGAGGAGCTGGGTAGGAGACACGTACTGGCCGCCATAATGAGTGTTAGGGATATTGAGGATCTACGTAATAAACTGATGGAGATGCACCACCCGGCTGGCCCTGCGTTGGATAGCTTCGTGAAGGTAAGCAAACAGTACTCACAATATGGTAATGCCTTAATTGATACGTTAATTGACAGGGCCTTCATAGAGTACTTAGCCCACTTGGCAGAGATTGACAATTCTGTTGGCAAGTTCGTTAAGGGACTCATTGATTTTTACAACCTTAATGTATTCCTGAGGAGCAAGTTATGGGGTTTATCCCAGGAACTAGTCAATGAACTTGTAATACGTACGGGCAATGTATTTAGTACTGCAATTAAGATATATGGTGAATCACCCACCAGGATCCTTGAGGAGGTTGCCTCGGTATTTCCATCACTTGATCAATTAATTAAGGTCGCTGGTTCCTCAGACCTGAGGACCTTGGTTCAGTACCTAGGTCCATTTAGTTATAGATTTGCCAAGGACCTTGAGGAGTACATGGTATCCCTATTTACGGAATTCTCGCCGGGTGCCGCATTGGCGACCGTGCATTTTAGGTTCATCGAGAGCGACCTAGTCATTACCCTACTGAATGCCTTCCTTGAGGGTTTACCCAGGGACTTTATTGTTAAGCTTTACGGACCCGTTATTTAA
- a CDS encoding aldo/keto reductase — protein sequence MPLSKDTKYIKSINGKVSVIGMGTWGMGGGFWSPDYSNDEGWVKTLRSGIELGMTLIDTAEMYGGGHAEELVGKAIRGFSREELFIVTKVWPNHARYDDVIRSAKASRERLGTYIDLYLLHWPANDVPVCETMKAFEKLIDDGVVRFVGLSNFDVEGIERARQCFSKYDIAAVENRYSLLHRVDEASVIPYVQRNGLLYLAYTPLEKGEFANNEFLRGIGRKYDKTAIQVVLNWYIGIDNLVPIPKAGRAEHVEENAGAMGWRLSRDDWNAISDHFR from the coding sequence ATGCCATTAAGTAAGGATACTAAGTACATAAAATCAATAAATGGTAAGGTTTCCGTAATAGGTATGGGAACGTGGGGTATGGGCGGTGGTTTTTGGTCACCTGATTACTCAAATGACGAGGGTTGGGTCAAGACACTGAGAAGTGGTATTGAGTTAGGCATGACGCTTATTGATACAGCTGAGATGTACGGTGGTGGACATGCGGAGGAACTAGTTGGTAAGGCAATAAGGGGCTTTTCAAGGGAGGAACTCTTCATAGTTACTAAGGTTTGGCCGAACCATGCTCGTTATGATGACGTCATTAGGTCAGCCAAGGCGAGTAGGGAGAGGCTGGGCACATACATAGACCTTTACCTACTTCACTGGCCTGCGAATGATGTACCGGTTTGTGAGACTATGAAGGCCTTTGAGAAGTTGATAGATGATGGAGTGGTTAGGTTTGTTGGCTTGAGTAATTTTGATGTCGAGGGTATTGAAAGGGCTAGGCAATGCTTTAGTAAGTATGACATCGCCGCGGTGGAGAATAGGTACAGTCTCCTCCATAGGGTTGATGAGGCGTCGGTAATACCCTACGTGCAGAGGAATGGTTTACTCTACCTGGCGTATACACCGCTTGAGAAGGGTGAGTTTGCCAATAATGAGTTTCTCAGGGGTATTGGTAGGAAGTATGATAAGACGGCAATACAGGTTGTGCTTAATTGGTACATTGGTATTGACAACTTGGTGCCAATACCGAAGGCTGGTAGGGCAGAGCATGTTGAGGAGAACGCGGGCGCCATGGGCTGGAGGTTAAGTAGGGATGATTGGAATGCAATAAGTGATCACTTTCGTTAA
- a CDS encoding nucleotidyltransferase domain-containing protein, translated as MFRKGLDFIKEPYRTVIQNLLNSLIRLYGDNLVSLVIYGSVARGNQRKDSDIDMLVIFEKLPKPMSDRIKIFERAEDEVQSLLDELLDKGYAITLSPLIKTREEAKRFSPLYLDMTEDAVIVYDKDGFFEEVLTRIINRLRELGATRVWVSDRAWYWVLKRDYRFGEVIEIE; from the coding sequence ATGTTTAGGAAGGGCCTTGATTTCATTAAGGAGCCCTATAGAACAGTCATTCAGAACCTACTAAACTCATTAATTAGGTTATACGGTGATAACCTAGTTTCACTTGTTATTTACGGTAGTGTTGCGAGAGGTAATCAACGTAAGGATAGCGATATTGACATGCTGGTGATTTTCGAGAAATTGCCAAAACCCATGTCTGATAGGATTAAAATATTCGAGAGAGCCGAGGATGAGGTTCAGTCATTACTTGATGAATTATTAGATAAAGGCTATGCCATCACCCTGTCCCCATTAATAAAAACTAGGGAGGAGGCTAAAAGGTTCTCACCGCTTTATCTGGACATGACCGAGGATGCCGTGATTGTTTATGATAAGGATGGATTTTTTGAGGAGGTGCTTACAAGAATAATTAATAGGTTAAGGGAGTTGGGCGCGACGAGAGTCTGGGTTAGTGACAGGGCTTGGTACTGGGTTTTGAAGAGAGACTATAGATTTGGCGAGGTGATTGAGATTGAATAA
- a CDS encoding TusE/DsrC/DsvC family sulfur relay protein, with amino-acid sequence MPVTCPGEYEVNGKKVMLDEDCFLQNPEIWDEKIAEWMAKNLEGVQQMTERHWKVIKYLRQYWETYGVCPPIKMLTKETGESLEGIYELFPDGPAHGACKVAGAPKPTGCV; translated from the coding sequence ATGCCAGTCACATGTCCAGGTGAGTACGAGGTTAATGGAAAGAAAGTAATGCTTGACGAGGATTGCTTCCTGCAAAATCCCGAAATCTGGGATGAGAAGATCGCCGAGTGGATGGCTAAGAATCTTGAAGGTGTGCAGCAAATGACCGAGAGACATTGGAAGGTGATCAAGTACCTCAGGCAGTACTGGGAGACATACGGTGTATGTCCACCAATAAAAATGCTTACGAAGGAGACTGGGGAATCACTGGAGGGTATATACGAATTATTCCCAGACGGACCAGCCCACGGAGCATGTAAAGTGGCAGGGGCGCCAAAACCAACAGGATGCGTATAA
- the dsrB gene encoding dissimilatory-type sulfite reductase subunit beta has protein sequence MFMSFTITPEPRDRMNKRLPVPFSAQLPEVIRSNYGKWVARKFHGNGIIEHISETGDRVFTVKVGLPSNSRVSVDTLEKFIEIADKYGLGVVRATRGMNLEFITDSLDKALKIKEEVEKLGFPVGGWGTSLWHITSCTAYLTCTTAVVDAPSITQVLYNNLKPYFTGEEKLPAKLMVFVAGCTNSCGGTLAGDIVIVGHYGQAPRPDPERIKFCLPSSSEALKKATPDVAAVCPVGAIRVFGKPDGSVGIEVDERKCIACGRCKNVCDYFDWDPTKIGVAIFVGGKTSNTGTGPRLPYKVVPWLPVNPPEYREVVAAVKKIIDVWKREAQPGERLGDFIDRIGIDEFMNKLGIPRTRHNRCEETSWNFGVRQFITYM, from the coding sequence ATGTTCATGAGTTTCACAATAACACCTGAACCTAGGGATAGAATGAATAAGAGGTTGCCAGTACCGTTCTCGGCCCAATTACCTGAGGTTATTAGGAGTAATTATGGTAAGTGGGTTGCCAGGAAGTTCCATGGTAATGGAATCATTGAGCACATATCTGAGACCGGGGATAGGGTATTCACGGTAAAGGTGGGATTGCCATCGAACAGCAGGGTTAGTGTAGATACTCTCGAGAAGTTCATAGAAATTGCCGACAAGTATGGTCTCGGTGTCGTGAGGGCCACTAGGGGCATGAACCTAGAGTTCATAACAGATAGCCTCGACAAAGCATTGAAGATAAAGGAGGAGGTTGAGAAGCTGGGCTTCCCAGTGGGAGGATGGGGAACATCACTATGGCACATAACCTCCTGCACTGCCTACCTAACGTGCACAACGGCCGTGGTTGATGCACCATCGATAACCCAGGTACTTTATAATAACCTAAAGCCGTACTTCACGGGTGAGGAGAAGCTACCGGCTAAGTTAATGGTCTTTGTGGCTGGTTGCACAAACTCATGTGGCGGTACATTGGCCGGTGACATAGTGATTGTTGGGCACTACGGACAGGCACCAAGGCCTGACCCGGAGAGAATTAAGTTCTGTTTGCCATCCAGTTCTGAGGCCCTTAAGAAGGCTACACCGGATGTAGCAGCCGTATGCCCCGTTGGTGCTATTAGGGTGTTTGGTAAGCCGGATGGTTCGGTGGGCATCGAGGTCGATGAGAGGAAGTGCATTGCCTGTGGTAGGTGTAAGAATGTCTGTGATTATTTTGATTGGGATCCCACGAAGATTGGTGTTGCTATATTCGTGGGTGGTAAGACGAGTAATACGGGGACAGGCCCGAGGCTACCTTATAAGGTTGTGCCATGGTTACCTGTCAATCCGCCTGAGTATAGGGAGGTAGTGGCTGCGGTTAAGAAGATAATCGATGTATGGAAGAGGGAGGCACAGCCTGGTGAGAGACTTGGCGACTTCATAGATAGGATCGGCATTGATGAGTTCATGAATAAGTTAGGTATACCGAGGACTAGGCACAATAGGTGTGAGGAGACCTCTTGGAACTTTGGTGTTAGGCAATTCATAACGTACATGTAA
- a CDS encoding sulfite reductase, dissimilatory-type subunit alpha: protein MGTETVQKASDLERGMKMLEYLERGPWPSYVTELKRTKYPIEAYAEGLARKYTPWLSGSFRVRYVFSGILARRSRDGKFVEIHFRTYAPAGRFYSTSYLRKVVEVAKRYGIGLMEFGGNTGALVLNMIAEKADEAVDAIRTIMGSDVGGSGDTFREFYACPGPALCEFALYDTLHAMDYIRSHPAFYRYLNTQMFPYKIKFKFSGCPMDCATANSRADFALIGTWVGAPEVDQGLFRKMVEEGKINPKEIVDSCPSKAISWNEEKKELNIDGSKCLKAMNCIKKAFPAIRPGRNRKIALLVGAHIQGHFGPKLARAVALLDSVEEIVPFATELINKYMELAPRRHRIGDMIIRRGFKVISEVADKTLPNKTRGTPSSHLRISIGTNLTDDEREMYENWAKQVTSEYFGGGSGSR from the coding sequence ATGGGTACAGAGACTGTTCAAAAGGCAAGTGACTTGGAACGAGGTATGAAGATGCTTGAGTACCTTGAGAGGGGTCCCTGGCCTAGTTATGTAACTGAGCTGAAGAGGACGAAGTACCCAATTGAGGCTTATGCCGAGGGCTTAGCCAGGAAGTACACACCGTGGCTTAGCGGCTCCTTCAGGGTTAGGTATGTATTCAGTGGTATATTGGCGAGGAGGAGTAGGGATGGTAAGTTCGTGGAGATTCACTTCAGGACTTATGCACCCGCCGGTAGGTTCTACTCGACTAGTTACTTGAGGAAGGTTGTTGAGGTTGCCAAGAGGTATGGGATAGGTTTGATGGAGTTTGGTGGTAACACTGGGGCGCTTGTTCTTAATATGATTGCTGAGAAGGCTGATGAGGCTGTGGATGCCATTAGGACCATAATGGGTAGTGACGTTGGTGGTTCAGGTGACACATTTAGGGAATTCTATGCGTGCCCTGGTCCAGCCCTATGTGAGTTCGCCTTGTACGATACACTGCATGCCATGGATTACATCAGATCGCATCCAGCGTTTTACAGGTATTTAAATACACAGATGTTCCCGTATAAAATAAAGTTCAAGTTCAGTGGTTGTCCAATGGACTGCGCCACAGCCAATTCCAGGGCTGATTTCGCACTAATCGGTACTTGGGTTGGTGCTCCTGAGGTTGATCAGGGATTGTTTAGGAAGATGGTTGAGGAGGGTAAAATAAATCCAAAGGAAATTGTCGATTCATGTCCATCAAAGGCCATTAGTTGGAATGAAGAGAAGAAGGAACTCAATATAGATGGATCTAAATGCCTGAAGGCCATGAATTGCATTAAGAAGGCATTTCCAGCGATAAGGCCGGGTAGGAATAGGAAAATTGCGCTTCTCGTTGGTGCCCACATTCAGGGGCACTTCGGGCCTAAGCTAGCAAGGGCCGTTGCTCTGTTAGACTCGGTTGAGGAGATTGTTCCATTCGCCACGGAATTAATTAATAAGTACATGGAGTTAGCGCCACGTAGGCATAGGATAGGCGACATGATAATTAGGAGGGGCTTTAAGGTCATTAGTGAGGTTGCTGACAAGACTTTACCAAATAAGACCAGGGGAACACCATCATCGCACCTAAGGATCTCCATAGGGACTAACCTAACCGATGACGAGAGGGAAATGTATGAAAACTGGGCTAAGCAGGTGACGAGTGAATATTTCGGAGGTGGTTCTGGTTCGAGGTGA
- a CDS encoding DsrE family protein, with translation MNEDKDNRVVFFITTSPSEEDRIQAVLRLSLIASSLGYEVFIYLALHSVVTVRKNTFEKLSSTTRDMLRDAIKNNIRIMACKVAMEGFNVKAEELIDGVIVAEPKDLFEIAKGSVLLSW, from the coding sequence ATGAATGAGGATAAGGATAACAGGGTTGTTTTCTTCATAACCACGTCTCCCTCTGAGGAGGATCGAATCCAGGCCGTATTAAGGCTTTCATTGATCGCCTCCTCACTAGGTTATGAAGTCTTCATATACCTGGCGCTTCACTCGGTGGTTACGGTTAGGAAGAACACATTTGAGAAATTAAGTAGTACAACAAGGGACATGTTGAGGGACGCGATTAAGAATAATATCAGGATCATGGCGTGTAAAGTGGCCATGGAGGGCTTTAATGTTAAGGCTGAGGAGTTGATTGATGGCGTGATTGTTGCGGAACCCAAGGACCTCTTTGAAATCGCTAAGGGCTCTGTCCTTCTCTCCTGGTAA
- a CDS encoding respiratory nitrate reductase subunit gamma, with protein sequence MNELYLVLYGYIPYAVVMIFLVGIIYRVATWITAKGLVGLYNANVCLYRDDWGSTMTEVLKRIFIFYTLPGRDRDWSLFIGSFLFHWGIWIALIGHLGIVIPGTYLERWFGLTPSLHQTIALYVGGTAGTIALIGLLILIVRRIAGRTITVRVMGEYKVRIPLRMFSFLDDYFAVAILLAIIVLGLYQTLGITPYNPAYVDVISKWMWSLVMLHPNIQPIINYPILQVHALLAMVFIAYFPWSKMMHPFSFLFMPTIARPAIKVKTTG encoded by the coding sequence ATGAACGAACTTTATCTCGTTCTCTACGGATACATTCCATACGCCGTAGTAATGATATTCCTAGTGGGCATCATATATAGAGTGGCCACGTGGATTACAGCAAAGGGGTTAGTGGGACTTTACAATGCCAATGTCTGCCTATACAGGGATGACTGGGGCTCAACGATGACAGAGGTTCTTAAGAGAATATTCATTTTCTACACATTACCTGGCAGGGACAGGGACTGGTCACTATTCATAGGATCCTTCCTCTTCCACTGGGGAATCTGGATCGCGTTGATAGGGCATCTTGGCATAGTAATCCCAGGCACATACCTGGAGAGGTGGTTTGGATTAACGCCAAGTCTTCACCAAACTATTGCGTTGTATGTTGGTGGTACTGCTGGCACAATAGCGTTGATAGGATTATTAATCCTCATCGTCAGGAGGATCGCTGGTAGAACAATAACCGTAAGAGTGATGGGTGAGTACAAGGTACGCATTCCTTTACGCATGTTTAGCTTCCTTGATGACTACTTCGCAGTGGCAATACTCCTGGCAATAATAGTCCTAGGGCTTTATCAAACACTCGGTATAACACCATACAATCCAGCCTATGTTGACGTAATCAGCAAGTGGATGTGGTCCCTGGTTATGCTTCATCCAAACATACAACCAATAATTAACTACCCAATACTCCAGGTACATGCATTGCTCGCCATGGTATTCATCGCATACTTCCCATGGAGCAAGATGATGCATCCATTCTCATTCCTCTTCATGCCAACGATAGCAAGACCAGCAATAAAGGTGAAGACCACGGGGTGA
- a CDS encoding (Fe-S)-binding protein, which produces MSYDKVFKERPFKWGDASNFMHYLADERLVSRLHEAIKFKQPITTDEEKVEYFRRRLLEEYENNKNVRMAVDVCVHCGQCMNACPTYITTGDPYNSPLGRAELIRAVIKADKVSGKLFGKAVGAVKKIDMNYIKKIYTYYWLCLICRRCGYACPLGVEQTDVTRAVRGILYEIGMASRFTALTVDAHWKNGNNMNLTPGAVKSIIDFVVKEIKQEKGIELKVKIDEPAYALLLPSSADYFMNMETLKGYLLFLYAAGIDYTLSTKAAETANFGLFLHPKHLQGLAEKYVSVARELGVKLVIAGECGHAWRAHKNYTLPRLREYGIKLVHIHHLVAKAIREGRIKLNPEANGNIVYMYQDPCQYARGGDLTEEPRFILSHVARSWVDPEHNRSWTWCCGGQGGNLTDEVVPLVTQYARLWYEEALKKDAQWVIRPCSICKAQLSHVVPYLNKMYGKEIKYSGLMDLVYRALVV; this is translated from the coding sequence ATGTCGTATGACAAGGTATTCAAGGAAAGACCATTCAAGTGGGGTGATGCATCTAACTTCATGCATTACTTGGCGGATGAAAGATTAGTCTCAAGGCTTCATGAGGCAATTAAGTTCAAGCAACCAATAACCACTGATGAAGAGAAGGTTGAGTACTTTAGGAGGAGATTGCTTGAGGAATATGAGAATAATAAGAACGTGAGGATGGCGGTGGACGTATGTGTTCACTGCGGTCAATGCATGAATGCCTGCCCAACATACATAACGACTGGTGACCCATATAACTCACCCCTTGGACGCGCTGAGTTGATAAGGGCTGTAATTAAGGCGGATAAGGTTAGCGGTAAGTTGTTTGGCAAGGCTGTTGGTGCCGTTAAGAAAATCGACATGAATTACATAAAGAAGATATACACGTACTACTGGCTATGCCTTATCTGCAGGAGATGTGGTTATGCCTGCCCACTCGGTGTTGAACAGACTGACGTGACAAGGGCAGTAAGGGGGATACTCTATGAGATAGGCATGGCATCTAGATTTACGGCATTAACAGTGGATGCCCACTGGAAGAACGGCAATAACATGAATTTAACCCCTGGGGCTGTTAAGTCCATAATTGATTTTGTGGTTAAGGAAATTAAGCAGGAAAAAGGTATTGAACTTAAGGTTAAGATTGACGAACCTGCCTACGCCTTATTACTACCGTCATCAGCCGATTATTTCATGAATATGGAAACCCTCAAGGGCTATCTACTATTCCTATATGCAGCCGGTATAGATTATACGTTGAGCACGAAGGCTGCGGAGACGGCCAATTTTGGCCTATTCCTTCATCCCAAGCACCTGCAGGGCTTGGCTGAGAAGTACGTTAGTGTTGCCAGGGAGTTAGGCGTAAAGCTCGTGATTGCTGGCGAGTGCGGGCATGCATGGAGGGCCCATAAGAACTATACATTACCAAGACTTAGGGAATACGGGATAAAGTTGGTTCACATTCATCACTTGGTGGCTAAGGCCATAAGAGAGGGAAGGATAAAGTTGAATCCTGAGGCCAATGGCAACATAGTCTATATGTATCAAGATCCGTGTCAATATGCAAGGGGAGGAGACCTAACGGAGGAACCAAGATTCATACTAAGCCATGTTGCTAGGAGTTGGGTTGATCCCGAGCATAATAGGTCATGGACCTGGTGTTGTGGAGGTCAAGGAGGTAACCTAACGGATGAGGTGGTGCCATTGGTTACGCAATATGCGAGACTTTGGTATGAGGAAGCCCTTAAGAAGGATGCACAATGGGTTATTAGGCCATGTTCAATTTGCAAGGCTCAGCTTAGTCATGTCGTTCCTTACCTAAACAAGATGTATGGTAAGGAGATTAAGTACTCAGGGCTCATGGACCTTGTATATAGGGCTTTAGTTGTTTGA
- the aprB gene encoding adenylyl-sulfate reductase subunit beta, with the protein MPSYVIPAKCTGCGDCVNVCPSHIMKFTKSGVFGRKAYNAEPESCWECYNCVKHCPQGAVQMRGYMDFTPLGGAVEVYRDEKTNRVYWTIRYRNGTVKYFVFPIRTTPWNSIKSPQEYPEPSKEFLRAPYLSCEHEKLGGNKLGVELPKTKVPEVVKVEVRG; encoded by the coding sequence ATGCCCTCTTATGTAATCCCGGCAAAGTGTACAGGTTGCGGGGATTGCGTTAATGTATGTCCAAGCCATATAATGAAGTTCACGAAGTCAGGTGTATTCGGCAGGAAGGCGTACAACGCAGAACCAGAGTCCTGCTGGGAGTGCTACAACTGCGTTAAGCACTGTCCACAAGGTGCCGTCCAGATGAGGGGCTACATGGACTTCACACCACTTGGTGGTGCCGTTGAGGTTTACAGGGATGAGAAGACCAATAGGGTTTACTGGACCATTAGATATAGGAATGGCACGGTTAAGTACTTCGTATTCCCAATAAGGACCACGCCCTGGAACTCAATAAAGTCGCCACAGGAGTACCCAGAACCATCCAAGGAATTCTTGAGGGCGCCGTACTTATCCTGTGAGCATGAGAAGCTTGGTGGTAATAAACTTGGTGTTGAGCTACCTAAGACGAAGGTTCCAGAGGTAGTTAAGGTTGAGGTGAGGGGGTGA